The following coding sequences are from one Eucalyptus grandis isolate ANBG69807.140 chromosome 11, ASM1654582v1, whole genome shotgun sequence window:
- the LOC104424699 gene encoding tRNase Z TRZ2, chloroplastic — protein MRISIPISPSKSPQIFPFHHHHRRRHQIPDLRRRPPALSLPASAVNPLKSSGYLSTIHRAMEEEEEYRKARAEVARKGVDVEGFSIEGVSVGGHETCVIVPEFKCAFDIGRCPTRAIHQNFVFITHAHLDHIGGLPMYVAFRGLYNLKPPTVFVPPCIKEDVEKLLDIHRTMSQVELNLDLVALDVGETYELRNNLVVRPFKTNHVLPSQGYVIYSVRKKLKKRYIHLKGNRIENLKKSGVEITDTILSPEVAFTGDTTSDYMLNPRSADALRAKVLITEATFLDDNISIEHAQQHGHTHLFEIIEHAQWIRSKAILLTHFSSRYNVEDIRQAASKLQSKVSAKVVTLTEGFKSAYS, from the exons ATGCGAATCTCCATccccatctctccctccaaatccCCCCAAATCTTCCctttccaccaccaccaccgccggcGCCACCAAATCCCCGACCTTCGCCGGCGTCCTCCCGCGCTCTCCCTCCCGGCGAGCGCCGTGAATCCCCTCAAGAGCTCCGGCTACCTGTCCACGATCCACCGggcgatggaggaggaggaggagtaccGGAAGGCCCGGGCCGAGGTCGCCCGCAAGGGCGTCGACGTCGAGGGGTTCTCCATCGAGGGCGTCTCCGTCGGGGGCCACGAGACCTGCGTGATCGTGCCCGAGTTCAAGTGCGCCTTCGACATCGGCAGGTGCCCCACGAGGGCCATTCACCAGAATTTCGTCTTCATCACCCACGCGCATCTCGATCACATT GGTGGGTTGCCAATGTATGTCGCATTCCGCGGTTTGTATAATTTGAAGCCTCCGACAGTGTTTGTTCCTCCATGCATTAAAGAAGATGTGGAGAAACTACTTGACATTCACAGGACCATGAGCCAAGTGGAACTGAATCTGGATTTGGTTGCATTAGATGTGG GAGAAACGTATGAATTGAGAAATAATCTCGTTGTCCGGCCATTCAAAACTAACCATGTTCTTCCCAGTCAG GGTTATGTCATTTACTCTGTTAGGAAAAAACTAAAGAAACGGTACATTCATCTTAAAGGGAACCGAATCGAGAACTTGAAGAAGTCTGGTGTTGAG ATTACAGACACCATTTTGTCTCCAGAGGTGGCCTTTACCGGAGATACAACATCTGATTACATGCTTAATCCACGCAGTGCAGATGCATTAAGGGCAAAAGTTCTGATAACTGAG GCGACTTTTCTCGATGATAACATAAGTATAGAGCATGCACAGCAACATGGCCACACTCACTTATTTGAG ATTATTGAACACGCTCAATGGATTCGAAGTAAGGCAATATTGCTCACTCATTTTTCTTCCCGTTACAATGTCGAG GATATTAGACAAGCTGCGTCCAAGTTGCAATCCAAGGTGTCAGCAAAAGTAGTTACCCTTACTGAAGGTTTCAAATCGGCATACTCTTAA
- the LOC104424700 gene encoding glutamate-1-semialdehyde 2,1-aminomutase, chloroplastic: MAAASGIGVVGLTVTARPSSSKLPRPPSSRACVRMAVSLDQEKKAYTLQKSEEAFSAAKELMPGGVNSPVRAFKSVGGQPILMDSVKGSRMWDIDGNEYIDYVGSWGPAIIGHADDEVLAALAETMKKGTSFGAPCLLENVLAEMVISAVPCIEMVRFVNSGTEACMGVLRLARAYTRREKIIKFEGCYHGHADPFLVKAGSGVATLGLPDSPGVPKAATIDTLTAPFNDAAAVEELFKTHKGEIAGVILEPVVGNSGYIAPRPGFLEAIRQITKDNDALLIFDEVMTGFRLSYGGAQEYFGVTPDLTTLGKIIGGGLPVGAYGGRRDIVELVAPAGPMYQAGTLSGNPLAMTAGIHTLKRLQEPGSYEYLNKITGELVQGIVDAGKKAGHAMCGGYIRGMFGFFFTEGPVYDFSDAKKSDTEKFARFYQGMLREGVYFAPSQFEAGFTSLAHSPEDIKKTVAAAERVFRQI; encoded by the exons ATGGCTGCCGCGAGCGGAATCGGGGTCGTGGGGCTCACCGTCACGGCGAGGCCGTCGTCCTCCAAGCTCCCTAGGCCGCCCTCCTCCCGCGCTTGCGTGAGAATGGCCGTCTCTCTCGACCAGGAGAAGAAGGCGTACACCCTCCAGAAATCCGAGGAAGCCTTCAGCGCCGCCAAG GAAttgatgcccggaggtgtgaaCTCCCCCGTCCGTGCATTCAAATCCGTAGGCGGCCAGCCTATCTTGATGGATTCTGTCAAGGGATCTCGCATGTGGGACATCGATGGCAACGAGTATATCGACTATGTCGGGTCTTGGGGTCCTGCCATTATTGGTCATGCCGATGATGAG GTCCTGGCAGCCCTTGCCGAGACAATGAAAAAGGGAACCAGTTTTGGTGCTCCCTGTCTTCTGGAGAATGTTCTGGCTGAGATGGTTATTTCTGCAGTTCCATGCATAGAAATGGTTCGGTTTGTCAATTCCGGCACAGAAGCATGCATGGGCGTGCTCCGACTGGCCCGTGCCTACACTCGGCGGGAGAAGATAATCAAATTTGAGGGTTGCTACCATGGTCATGCTGATCCCTTCCTTGTGAAGGCCGGCAGTGGTGTTGCTACTCTGGGGCTCCCCGATTCTCCTGGAGTTCCGAAAGCAGCCACTATAGACACTCTGACTGCTCCATTCAATGATGCTGCTGCTGTGGAAGAGCTTTTCAAGACCCACAAGGGGGAAATTGCTGGCGTTATTCTGGAACCCGTCGTGGGAAATTCAGGCTACATTGCTCCTAGACCTGGTTTCCTCGAAGCCATTCGCCAGATTACAAAAGATAATGATGCTCTCCTCATCTTTGATGAAGTCATGACAGGATTCCGCTTGTCTTATGGTGGTGCGCAGGAGTATTTTGGAGTAACTCCTGATCTGACGACTCTAGGTAAGATCATTGGCGGCGGTCTTCCTGTTGGTGCATATGGTGGGAGGAGGGACATCGTGGAGTTGGTTGCACCAGCTGGACCGATGTACCAGGCAGGTACCTTGAGTGGGAATCCGTTAGCAATGACAGCCGGAATCCACACTCTTAAGCGGCTGCAGGAGCCCGGAAGCTATGAGTACTTGAATAAGATTACTGGCGAACTCGTCCAAGGTATTGTGGATGCTGGAAAGAAGGCTGGGCATGCCATGTGTGGTGGATACATACGCGGGATGTTTGGCTTTTTCTTCACAGAAGGGCCAGTTTACGACTTTTCGGATGCAAAGAAGAGTGATACTGAAAAATTCGCAAGGTTCTACCAAGGAATGCTAAGGGAAGGCGTGTACTTTGCCCCTTCCCAGTTCGAAGCCGGATTCACCAGTTTGGCGCATTCTCCTGAAGACATCAAGAAGACGGTGGCGGCAGCTGAAAGGGTCTTCCGACAGATTTAG
- the LOC104424701 gene encoding 3-oxoacyl-[acyl-carrier-protein] synthase, mitochondrial: MAGPSRRMLLSPPLSRCIRRISSSLEPFEPPPAVTPRRVVVTGLGMVTPLGCGVETTWKRLIDGECGIRAITPEDLKMNNFDGETRLHTFEQLTSKVAATVPRGTNQGEFNEELWLNSKEHRSIARFIGYALCAADEALRDANWLPTEQEQKEMTGVSIGGGTGSISDILDAAQMICEKRLRRLSPFFIPRILINMASGHVSMKYGFQGPNHAAVTACATGAHSIGDAARMIQFGDANVMVAGGTESSIDALSIAGFCRSRALTTKYNSCPEESSRPFDCGRDGFVIGEGSGAIVLEELEHAKKRGAKIYAEFRGYGMSGDAYHITQPHGDGKGAILAMTRALKQSNVCANQVDYVNAHATSTPLGDAVEAKAIKTIFSDHASSGALALSSTKGAIGHLLGAAGAVEAIFAVLAIHKGIAPLTLNLTKPDPVFTDDFMPLTVSKEMLVRAAMSNSFGFGGTNTSLLFTSAP, from the exons ATGGCAGGCCCTTCTCGCCGGATGCTCCTCTCTCCACCTCTCTCCCGATGCATACGACGCATTTCCTCCTCGCTCGAACCCTTCGAACCTCCGCCCGCCGTCACGCCTCGAAGAGTCGTCGTCACCG GCTTGGGTATGGTGACTCCGCTCGGTTGTGGAGTGGAAACGACGTGGAAGCGGCTGATAGATGGGGAATGCGGGATCAGAGCGATCACGCCCGAAGATCTCAAGATGAATAATTTCGATGGAGAGACGCGGCTGCACACGTTCGAGCAGCTGACGTCCAAAGTTGCCGCGACAGTGCCCCGCGGTACCAATCAAGGCGAATTTAATGAGGAGCTGTGGCTTAATTCCAAA GAGCATCGTTCGATTGCAAGATTCATAGGCTATGCACTGTGTGCTGCTGATGAGGCTTTAAGAGATGCAAATTGGCTACCCACTGAACAGGAACAGAAAGAAATGACG GGGGTTTCTATTGGAGGGGGAACTGGAAGCATCAGTGACATACTGGATGCGGCACAAATGATTTGTGAGAAG CGTCTTCGTCGGCTTAGCCCTTTCTTTATTCCAAGGATTTTGATCAACATGGCATCGGGTCATGTGAGCATGAAATATGGTTTCCAG GGGCCCAATCATGCTGCAGTAACAGCTTGTGCAACTGGGGCACATTCAATAGGTGATGCTGCAAGGATGATTCAATTTGGAGATGCAAATGTCATGGTTGCTGGGGGTACAGAGTCCAGCATAGATGCTTTATCTATTGCAGGATTTTGCAG GTCAAGAGCTCTGACCACAAAGTACAATTCCTGCCCAGAGGAATCATCGCGGCCATTTGACTGTGGTCGAGATGGTTTTGT AATTGGTGAAGGTTCAGGCGCCATAGTGTTGGAG GAACTTGAGCATGCAAAGAAAAGAGGAGCAAAGATATATGCTGAGTTCCGTGGTTATGGGATGTCAG GGGATGCTTATCACATTACCCAGCCACATGGTGATGGAAAAGGTGCCATTTTGGCAATGACACGTGCACTAAAGCAG TCAAATGTTTGTGCTAACCAGGTGGATTATGTAAATGCGCATGCAACGTCTACGCCTTTGG GTGATGCGGTGGAAGCGAAAGCAATCAAAACAATATTTTCTGACCACGCATCATCAGGTGCATTGGCCCTGTCCTCCACTAAG GGTGCGATTGGTCACCTGCTTGGAGCGGCCGGAGCAGTGGAAGCAATTTTTGCGGTTTTGGCCATACACAAA GGAATCGCACCTTTGACTCTTAATCTTACCAAACCTGATCCGGTGTTCACCGATGATTTCATGCCTTTGACTGTTTCGAAGGAGATGCTGGTGAGAGCAGCAATGTCCAATTCTTTTGGCTTTGGAGGAACGAATACATCACTACTGTTCACCTCTGCTCCATAG
- the LOC104424702 gene encoding protein-tyrosine-phosphatase IBR5: protein MRKRERENPCGVCGHYHKYEEGEVCGICGHRMPVAAEKASVHVSAFPTAILPDFLYLGSYDNASRSELLKTQGISRILNTVPACQNLYKNSFTYHCLQYDHTLPFDDANQFLEQCERDKARVLVHCMSGKNRSPAIVIAYLMKSRGWRLAESYRWVKERRSSVELNEAVNQQLREYEQKIFGSMDGCDVAPPVFPSINAQPFSFGFSNVNNPVPPPAFNVGAASILSRPALDIPPHEFTFGASQLQKSCHESPLTANSTKSNGGDAPMDSA, encoded by the exons atgaggaagagggagagggagaaccCGTGCGGGGTGTGCGGCCACTACCACAAGTACGAGGAGGGCGAGGTGTGCGGGATTTGCGGCCACCGGATGCCCGTGGCGGCGGAGAAGGCGTCGGTCCACGTCAGCGCGTTCCCGACGGCGATCCTGCCCGATTTCCTCTACCTGGGGAGCTACGACAACGCCTCCCGGTCCGAGCTCCTCAAGACGCAGGGGATTTCGCGGATTCTCAAT ACTGTGCCTGCCTGTCAAAATCTTTACAAAAACTCATTTACATATCACTGCCTCCAATATGACCACACCTTGCCCTTTGACGATGCGAACCAGTTTTTAG AGCAATGTGAAAGGGACAAAGCCCGAGTTCTTGTGCATTGCATGTCCGGGAAAAATAG GTCGCCAGCCATTGTGATAGCTTACTTGATGAAGTCAAGAGGATGGAGGCTTGCAGAGAGTTACCGGTGGGTGAAAGAGCGGAGATCATCAGTGGAACTAAATGAAG CTGTGAACCAGCAATTGCGAGAATATGAGCAGAAGATTTTTGGTTCCATGGATGGATGTGATGTAGCTCCACCCGTTTTTCCATCTATAAATGCACAACCCTTCAGCTTCGGCTTCTCAAATGTTAACAACCCAGTTCCACCTCCTGCATTTAATGTTGGTGCTGCCTCAATCTTGAGTCGCCCTGCATTAGATATTCCTCCACACGAGTTTACTTTTGGAGCAAGCCAATTACAGAAAAGTTGTCACGAAAGCCCTCTCACAGCAAACTCCACAAAATCAAATGGCGGCGATGCACCGATGGACAGTGCTTAA
- the LOC104424703 gene encoding uncharacterized protein LOC104424703 isoform X1, whose amino-acid sequence MPEQESILKTAVIWRGQKLIVEMNMDATLEDFGNELQKLTDVKAETMRLIVPQSSSKSSKLLYPFSDGHCSLRLQEIPINEGKPITMMGVPEVEVDEVLEIAKKDLRIAGFDEEERRARRMLDRPSGSIQLPQGAYIFCEFRTLQLPGVELHPPASEALRRMHMLAADPGIVAIMNKHRWRVGVMSEMAPVGYVGISPKCVLGLNKNHGEEISLRLRTDDLKGFRKYESIKKTLLHELAHMVYSEHDANFYALDKQLNQEAGSLDWTRSQSQTLSGIRDSNYESDDYSMVQINVPPRKLGGNMSDQLASARASSVAAAYRRMSTASINQDVVPEVHAEPDPDDSGFVIVKDSVPQVSVENKNMNDDNLSRHKFDRKCHPDVPDNQANCEPDPDDHLGGDASKNTANNVKRGSSISDSEMTEVKSPLINGQISAGLEMSREPDPDDSDSLKDNIMLISELNRSLVSNVLEDRVQEGTEKEPDPDDLEVKNITRLRNEIVVQQAHEEARKAHEETELSEFQANEFQHAEPDPDDGIKDPTGESIMQIDEPDPDDQELKIIQDPVSLVCSRIQKAIKMLQSQVNPMEATKVMETLVKIIRNVIEHPDEMKFKRLRKANPVIQRNIVNSAAAVEILSLIGFSEDVLFADTGKAEACLVLKRNDPGLLWLAKSTIETWMASC is encoded by the exons ATGCCAGAACAAGAGAGCATACTGAAAACTGCTGTTATATGGAGGGGACAAAAGCTAATTGTCGAGATGAATATGGATGCTACCCTTGAGGATTTTGGAAATGAGCTGCAGAAATTGACAGATGTAAAAGCGGAAACTATGCGGCTCATTGTCCCTCAATCTTCTAGCAAGAGCTCCAAATTGCTTTATCCTTTCTCAGATGGACACTGTTCCTTAAGATTGCAGGAAATTCCTATAAATGAG GGTAAACCTATCACAATGATGGGAGTGCCTGAAGTTGAGGTTGATGAGGTGCTGGAAATTGCAAAGAAGGACTTGAGGATTGCTGGATTTGATGAGGAGGAAAGGAGAGCTAGACGGATGCTAGACCGGCCTTCTGGGTCAATACAACTTCCTCAAGGAGCTTATATCTTTTGTGAATTTCGCACACTTCAACTTCCAGGAGTAGAG TTGCATCCACCGGCTTCAGAGGCATTGAGAAGAATGCACATGCTTGCTGCAGATCCTGGAATTGTGGCCATCATGAATAAG caTCGATGGCGCGTTGGAGTTATGTCTGAGATGGCCCCAGTTGGTTATGTTGGGATTAGCCCCAAATGTGTTCTTGGTCTCAATAAG AATCATGGAGAGGAGATATCCTTGCGTCTGCGAACTGATGATCTCAAGGGTTTTAGGAAGTATGAAAGCATAAAGAAGACTCTTCTTCATGAGCTT GCTCACATGGTGTACTCAGAGCATGATGCGAACTTTTATGCTCTCGATAAGCAG CTGAACCAGGAAGCTGGTAGTTTAGATTGGACAAGATCACAAAGCCAAACGCTTAGTGGAATTAGGGATTCCAATTATGAAAGTGATGATTACAGTATGGTCCAAATCAATGTTCCTCCACGAAAGCTTGGGGGTAACATGTCAGATCAGTTGGCCAGTGCCCGCGCATCATCAGTTGCTGCTGCCTATAGGCGCATGTCAACTGCTTCAATCAATCAAGATGTGGTACCTGAAGTGCATGCTGAACCAGACCCTGATGATTCTGGATTTGTTATTGTAAAGGATAGTGTTCCCCAGGTTTCtgttgaaaacaaaaacatgaaTGATGACAACCTGAGCAGGCACAAATTTGATCGCAAATGCCATCCTGATGTTCCTGACAATCAAGCAAACTGTGAGCCTGATCCTGATGATCATCTTGGTGGTGATGCTTCGAAGAACACTGCAAACAATGTCAAACGTGGATCAAGTATTAGTGATTCTGAGATGACAGAAGTAAAGTCTCCTCTGATAAATGGTCAGATATCTGCTGGTCTAGAAATGTCCAGGGAACCTGATCCTGATGATTCAGATTCTCTCAAGGACAATATTATGCTTATATCTGAACTCAACCGGTCTTTAGTTTCCAATGTCCTGGAGGATAGAGTTCAGGAGGGAACCGAGAAAGAACCTGATCCTGATGATTTAGAAGTTAAAAACATTACAAGATTGAGAAACGAGATTGTGGTACAGCAAGCCCATGAAGAAGCTAGAAAAGCTCATGAAGAGACTGAATTGAGTGAATTTCAGGCTAATGAATTCCAGCATGCAGAGCCTGATCCTGATGATGGTATTAAAGATCCAACTGGAGAATCCATAATGCAAATTGATGAGCCAGATCCAGATGATCAAGAGTTGAAAATAATCCAAGACCCTGTCAGTCTTGTCTGCAGTCGTATACAGAAGGCAATAAAGATGCTGCAGTCACAAGTCAATCCCATGGAGGCTACGAAGGTCATGGAAACACTCGTGAAAATAATAAG GAACGTGATTGAACATCCGGATGAGATGAAGTTCAAAAGACTCCGTAAG GCTAATCCTGTAATACAAAGGAATATCGTAAATTCTGCAG CTGCCGTGGAAATTCTGTCTCTGATTGGTTTCAGTGAAGATGTACTGTTCGCTGATACTGGTAAAGCAGAAGCTTGTCTAGTGTTGAAGCGGAATGACCCTGGCTTGTTGTGGCTTGCTAAATCCACCATTGAAACATGGATGGCCAGCTGCTGA
- the LOC104424703 gene encoding uncharacterized protein LOC104424703 isoform X2: MPEQESILKTAVIWRGQKLIVEMNMDATLEDFGNELQKLTDVKAETMRLIVPQSSSKSSKLLYPFSDGHCSLRLQEIPINEGKPITMMGVPEVEVDEVLEIAKKDLRIAGFDEEERRARRMLDRPSGSIQLPQGAYIFCEFRTLQLPGVELHPPASEALRRMHMLAADPGIVAIMNKHRWRVGVMSEMAPVGYVGISPKCVLGLNKNHGEEISLRLRTDDLKGFRKYESIKKTLLHELAHMVYSEHDANFYALDKQLNQEAGSLDWTRSQSQTLSGIRDSNYESDDYSMVQINVPPRKLGGNMSDQLASARASSVAAAYRRMSTASINQDVVPEVHAEPDPDDSGFVIVKDSVPQVSVENKNMNDDNLSRHKFDRKCHPDVPDNQANCEPDPDDHLGGDASKNTANNVKRGSSISDSEMTEVKSPLINGQISAGLEMSREPDPDDSDSLKDNIMLISELNRSLVSNVLEDRVQEGTEKEPDPDDLEVKNITRLRNEIVVQQAHEEARKAHEETELSEFQANEFQHAEPDPDDGIKDPTGESIMQIDEPDPDDQELKIIQDPVSLVCSRIQKAIKMLQSQVNPMEATKVMETLVKIIRNVIEHPDEMKFKRLRKLPWKFCL; encoded by the exons ATGCCAGAACAAGAGAGCATACTGAAAACTGCTGTTATATGGAGGGGACAAAAGCTAATTGTCGAGATGAATATGGATGCTACCCTTGAGGATTTTGGAAATGAGCTGCAGAAATTGACAGATGTAAAAGCGGAAACTATGCGGCTCATTGTCCCTCAATCTTCTAGCAAGAGCTCCAAATTGCTTTATCCTTTCTCAGATGGACACTGTTCCTTAAGATTGCAGGAAATTCCTATAAATGAG GGTAAACCTATCACAATGATGGGAGTGCCTGAAGTTGAGGTTGATGAGGTGCTGGAAATTGCAAAGAAGGACTTGAGGATTGCTGGATTTGATGAGGAGGAAAGGAGAGCTAGACGGATGCTAGACCGGCCTTCTGGGTCAATACAACTTCCTCAAGGAGCTTATATCTTTTGTGAATTTCGCACACTTCAACTTCCAGGAGTAGAG TTGCATCCACCGGCTTCAGAGGCATTGAGAAGAATGCACATGCTTGCTGCAGATCCTGGAATTGTGGCCATCATGAATAAG caTCGATGGCGCGTTGGAGTTATGTCTGAGATGGCCCCAGTTGGTTATGTTGGGATTAGCCCCAAATGTGTTCTTGGTCTCAATAAG AATCATGGAGAGGAGATATCCTTGCGTCTGCGAACTGATGATCTCAAGGGTTTTAGGAAGTATGAAAGCATAAAGAAGACTCTTCTTCATGAGCTT GCTCACATGGTGTACTCAGAGCATGATGCGAACTTTTATGCTCTCGATAAGCAG CTGAACCAGGAAGCTGGTAGTTTAGATTGGACAAGATCACAAAGCCAAACGCTTAGTGGAATTAGGGATTCCAATTATGAAAGTGATGATTACAGTATGGTCCAAATCAATGTTCCTCCACGAAAGCTTGGGGGTAACATGTCAGATCAGTTGGCCAGTGCCCGCGCATCATCAGTTGCTGCTGCCTATAGGCGCATGTCAACTGCTTCAATCAATCAAGATGTGGTACCTGAAGTGCATGCTGAACCAGACCCTGATGATTCTGGATTTGTTATTGTAAAGGATAGTGTTCCCCAGGTTTCtgttgaaaacaaaaacatgaaTGATGACAACCTGAGCAGGCACAAATTTGATCGCAAATGCCATCCTGATGTTCCTGACAATCAAGCAAACTGTGAGCCTGATCCTGATGATCATCTTGGTGGTGATGCTTCGAAGAACACTGCAAACAATGTCAAACGTGGATCAAGTATTAGTGATTCTGAGATGACAGAAGTAAAGTCTCCTCTGATAAATGGTCAGATATCTGCTGGTCTAGAAATGTCCAGGGAACCTGATCCTGATGATTCAGATTCTCTCAAGGACAATATTATGCTTATATCTGAACTCAACCGGTCTTTAGTTTCCAATGTCCTGGAGGATAGAGTTCAGGAGGGAACCGAGAAAGAACCTGATCCTGATGATTTAGAAGTTAAAAACATTACAAGATTGAGAAACGAGATTGTGGTACAGCAAGCCCATGAAGAAGCTAGAAAAGCTCATGAAGAGACTGAATTGAGTGAATTTCAGGCTAATGAATTCCAGCATGCAGAGCCTGATCCTGATGATGGTATTAAAGATCCAACTGGAGAATCCATAATGCAAATTGATGAGCCAGATCCAGATGATCAAGAGTTGAAAATAATCCAAGACCCTGTCAGTCTTGTCTGCAGTCGTATACAGAAGGCAATAAAGATGCTGCAGTCACAAGTCAATCCCATGGAGGCTACGAAGGTCATGGAAACACTCGTGAAAATAATAAG GAACGTGATTGAACATCCGGATGAGATGAAGTTCAAAAGACTCCGTAAG CTGCCGTGGAAATTCTGTCTCTGA